From the genome of Mixophyes fleayi isolate aMixFle1 chromosome 2, aMixFle1.hap1, whole genome shotgun sequence, one region includes:
- the LOC142139898 gene encoding uncharacterized protein LOC142139898: MAAFDFRGLNAIIIKNREHVGQVLARLREHNLFCKLEKCLFEQPQDPFLGHILSGTALQMDSAKLKAIVDWPLPTGLKAIKCILGFANYYRQFIEGYSTIIAPITALTKKSANPKLWSPEAISAFEHLKSAFTSAPILQQPVYSLTLVHS; the protein is encoded by the exons atggcggccTTTGACTTTCGAGGCCTTAATGCTATTATCATTAAGAATAG GGAACATGTAGGTCAAGTCCTGGCTCGTCTGAGAGAacacaacctcttctgtaaattagaaaagtgccTTTTCGAGCAACCTCAGGATCCTTTCTTAGGGCACATCCTCTCGGGCACAGCCCTTCAGATGGACTCAGCTAAACTAAAagcaattgtggattggcccttGCCCACCGGTCTGAAAGCTATCAAATGcatccttggcttcgccaactactacagaCAATTCATTGAGGGAtattctaccatcattgcccccatcACTGCCCTTACCAAGAAATCAGCTAATCCCAAGCTTTGGTCCCCTGAGGCCATCTCAGCCTTTGAACATCTAAAGTCAGCCTTCACTTCTGCTCCTATACTTCAGCAACCTGTGTATTCTCTGACCCTTgtgcattcctga